Part of the Corynebacterium canis genome is shown below.
AGATAATTTCGGCCAAATGTCACGAGTATGTGCGCACCAATCATCAGGTAACCATGGTGCTGTACGACGTGACTACTTTGTATTTTGAAACCTCAAAAGAAGACGAGCTGCGTAAGATCGGGATGAGCAAAGAGCGTCGCGTTGATCCTCAAATCGTCGTGGGGTTGATTACTGATAATCTGGGATTTCCACTGCATGTGGACTTTTTTCATGGCAAGACTGCGGAAACCACCACGCTGATCCCGATGCTTGAGGCCTATCGCAATGCCCACGATTTGGAATCATTGACAGTAGTTGCTGATGCCGCGATGCTATCGGCAACTAATCTTGATGAGCTTGATGCTGCAGGGATTAACTACATCGTGGCCGACCGGCTAAAAAAAGCCCCTCACGCGGTGACTATCTCCGATGATGACATGGCGGCGTGGTCGAAGAAAACGGACACATACGAAATTGTCGAAACCACCAAAACTATGGGCAAAGCAGGCAATGCGGTCACTCGCCGAGTGGTAGTAGGTTTTAGTCCAAAGCGCTACAAGTACGACACGTTCACGCTACAAAAACAAAAAGAAAAAGCTCAAGCAACCGTCGCAGGCAAGGCAGCTACTCGGTTGCCACGGTTTGTATCAAGGAACAAAGACACGCTGAGGATCAACGAGAGTGCGTTCGATAAGGCGCTCGCTCTTGCCGGATGGAAAGGCTACGTTACCAACCTGGATAAAGACCAAGTCGCAGGTAGTGAGGTAATTAGTCTCTACCACGAGCTCCACCACATTGAAAACGCGTTCCGGATGGCGAAAACAGACTTGCAAGCCCGGCCAATTTTTCATCGCACTGAAGATGCCATCCAAGCGCATCTCACCATCGTGCTGGCTGCTTTAGCAATGTCAAAACACATTTACCTCACCTGCCAGATAACCACTCCGAAACTTGTCGCGACCCTCAGTCAGTACCGACACGCACTCGTCGAAACCGGCAAGCACCGATACGAAATCCCACCCCAGCTCACACCCGAAATCGAAGAAAAAATCAACCAGCTAAAAAACTTCAAACCGGGGGACTAGGGCAAATTGTGGAACTCAGGAGAACCATTGACCAGCTAGTTGCGCCAACACATATTGCAAGGCAATACATGCCGATCGAAATCGGAACGAACGCTCGAAGGTCGGCGAACTTTGCAAGAATTGGGGTAACCAAAACTCCAGACAAATAGGCTGCAAATTGCACGGTAAGCAGCACCGGCAGCGTTGATAAGCCTAAGAATTGAGAATCAGCAAACCTTACACCCCAGAAAACATGCGCGACCCCGATTAAGAAATAGACTATGGCTTCAGAACAAGTTCGCGCACTGAATCTGCCATAGATTTCTTGGAAATATCCGACGGGATTATTCACGCTATGACCTGTTTACGAATACGCCGTCAGCACTGACAATAATCTCACCTAGACTTTCAATAACCATATCCGGAACTTCCCCGAAAAAGGTTCTCGGATATGTGGTGGTCACCGCGATTGTCGTTGCTCTGGCCGCTTTTCCTGCGGTGATTCCAACTAACGTGTCTTCAATTACGATACAATCTTCAGGCGCAACCCCAAGCAAGTCCGCCGCGCGGGTATACGGCTCCTTGCTGGGTTTACCTTGAGTGCAATCGTCGCAGGTAATCATCACTTGAGGTCGACGAATGCCAGCCGCCAATAATCTAGCGACTGCCACCTCCCGTTGGCCTGAAGTTGCTATAGCCCACGGCACACCGTGGTTATCCAATTCACGCGTAATGCGCTGAGCGTGTCTATGTGCTGTGACTAAGTACGCATTTTGAAGCTCTAGGTCTTTAATTATTTCTTTTTCTTTGCGCACATCGAGCCGAGATCGCCTTCATCCAACACTCTCCCACCAGCTACTATGCTACCTAAAACGAAGCGAACTTATTGATGGGCTCCAAGAATATATATTCTAAACTATTCTGTCAAGGTGGTGAATCTGTTTTGAGATATTTCTCTCGGCGAAATTTCGCGCTGATTGAAAAGTGTTACAACCAGCAACGATCGCATCATTTTTCGCCGCGAAGCGCGCTAGCCGTGTACCGCCTCGATTGCGTCCCAGATTTGGGCGGCCACCTCGAACTTGGATCCCGCCCCGACCTCAAACACCTCGCCGTTGCGGGTAAGAATCCACCCCATATTCGTGGCCTGTCCGAACACTTTTCCGTTTCCGACTTCGTTGCACATCAGCACGTCGCAACCCTTGCGTTGCAGCTTAACCTTAGCGTGCTCCAGCGCGCTGCGTTCCGTATCCCCGGTTTCCGCAGCGAAGCCGACGATGGTTTGCCCGGGACGCCGGTCCGCGACGAGGCCCGCGAGAATATCGGGGTTTTCCACCAATTCCAAGCTCGAAAGCGCATCCGAATCGACGCCTTTCTTTAGCTTTACCGATGCGGGGTTTTTGGGCCGCATATCGGCGACCGCGGCCGCCATTACCACGATATCCGCATCCGCCGAGGCTTCCTCGATGGCTTCCTGCATTTGCACGGCGGAGCCGACGCGGATAATGCGGGCCCCGGGCGGCGTCGGCAAGTTATCGGTGGCGCCGGCGACGATTGTGACTTCCGCGCCGCGTTGCACGGCGACTTCCGCAAGCGCAAACCCTTGTCGACCAGATGATCGATTGCCGAGGTAACGCACCGGGTCGAGGTCCTCCTGCGTGCCGCCCGCACTGATCACCACGCGCAGCCCCTCCAGCGTGCGTGACAATTTCTGGCCTGCCAGCAACACCTGCGCCATTGCCGCGATTTGCTCCGGTTCCGGCAAGCGTCCCGGGCCGGTGTCCTTGCCCGTCAGACGTCCGTGCGCGGGCTCCAGCACCGCAATTCCCCTGCTCCGCAGCGTTTCGACGTTCGCGCGGGTCGCCGCGTGATGCCACATTTCGGTGTGCATTGCCGGAGCGAGCACAATCGGGCAGGTGGCCACGAGGCAGGTGGCGGTGAGCAAATCGTCCGCGCGGCCGATGACGAGGCGCGCCAAAAGGTCGGCGGTGGCTGGGGCGATCACCACAAGATCGGCCTGCTGGCCTAGGTTTACGTGCCGGACCT
Proteins encoded:
- a CDS encoding IS1634 family transposase: MSVQVVRKVRGRTVVLSHVGTAHDDLTLHALIDKAEEFMGLDAQMSLDIGIDVPVRARPSMVDISNYLESASDKQLELLVERGADSTVLRDPPRAQRAPVAESNFPASPRVISSPARLIWDVLAMVYQQLGFASLHDEAFMSTVIARVVKPTSKAQVPEVLASMGRCAPHENTIYNALKRCHERDYKKIISAKCHEYVRTNHQVTMVLYDVTTLYFETSKEDELRKIGMSKERRVDPQIVVGLITDNLGFPLHVDFFHGKTAETTTLIPMLEAYRNAHDLESLTVVADAAMLSATNLDELDAAGINYIVADRLKKAPHAVTISDDDMAAWSKKTDTYEIVETTKTMGKAGNAVTRRVVVGFSPKRYKYDTFTLQKQKEKAQATVAGKAATRLPRFVSRNKDTLRINESAFDKALALAGWKGYVTNLDKDQVAGSEVISLYHELHHIENAFRMAKTDLQARPIFHRTEDAIQAHLTIVLAALAMSKHIYLTCQITTPKLVATLSQYRHALVETGKHRYEIPPQLTPEIEEKINQLKNFKPGD
- a CDS encoding HAD-IA family hydrolase, whose product is MRKEKEIIKDLELQNAYLVTAHRHAQRITRELDNHGVPWAIATSGQREVAVARLLAAGIRRPQVMITCDDCTQGKPSKEPYTRAADLLGVAPEDCIVIEDTLVGITAGKAARATTIAVTTTYPRTFFGEVPDMVIESLGEIIVSADGVFVNRS
- the coaBC gene encoding bifunctional phosphopantothenoylcysteine decarboxylase/phosphopantothenate--cysteine ligase CoaBC, encoding MSKNIVVGVSGGIAAYKACHLVRLFTEQGHRVHVVPTPTALKFVGAATFEALSGNPVSTSVFDAVDEVRHVNLGQQADLVVIAPATADLLARLVIGRADDLLTATCLVATCPIVLAPAMHTEMWHHAATRANVETLRSRGIAVLEPAHGRLTGKDTGPGRLPEPEQIAAMAQVLLAGQKLSRTLEGLRVVISAGGTQEDLDPVRYLGNRSSGRQGFALAEVAVQRGAEVTIVAGATDNLPTPPGARIIRVGSAVQMQEAIEEASADADIVVMAAAVADMRPKNPASVKLKKGVDSDALSSLELVENPDILAGLVADRRPGQTIVGFAAETGDTERSALEHAKVKLQRKGCDVLMCNEVGNGKVFGQATNMGWILTRNGEVFEVGAGSKFEVAAQIWDAIEAVHG